From a region of the Sesamum indicum cultivar Zhongzhi No. 13 linkage group LG3, S_indicum_v1.0, whole genome shotgun sequence genome:
- the LOC105157695 gene encoding protein IQ-DOMAIN 31, translated as MGKATRWLRGLLGMKKDKENVESNSHFSEKKEKRRWSFAKSGKDSDGLSQIPVNIPAAETAWLRSYIAETEKEQNKHAIAVAAAAVVRLTSQGKGALLTGGRERCAAVKIQTVFRGYLARKALRALKGLVKLQALVRGYLVRKRAAATLHSMQALIRAQAAVRSQRARRSISADCRFQPEMRARKSIERFDENRSEFHSKRLSASYDPSLNAFDESPKIVEIDTCRPKSRSRRINTCMSEYGDDQYYQAISSPLPCPVPARLSIPDCRHLQDFDWGFITEDYKFPTAQNTPRFGCSGRAYAPVTPSKSVCGDSFFRPYSNCPNYMANTQSFRAKLRSQSAPKQRPELGPKKRLSLNEIMASRTSFSGVRMHKPCSQVQEDYELQEN; from the exons ATGGGAAAAGCTACGAGGTGGTTGAGGGGGCTGCTTGGGATGAAGAAAGACAAAGAAAATGTGGAAAGCAATTCACATTTTAGtgagaaaaaggagaaaagacGGTGGAGTTTTGCTAAGTCAGGGAAAGATTCAGACGGGCTGAGTCAGATTCCTGTGAATATTCCGGCAGCCGAAACGGCGTGGCTGAGGTCTTACATTGCTGAGACGGAGAAGGAACAGAATAAGCATGCGATTGCGGTGGCTGCAGCGGCTGTTGTCAGGCTGACCAGCCAGGGGAAAGGAGCTTTGCTTACTGGCGGCAGAGAGAGATGCGCTGCTGTCAAGATTCAGACAGTGTTTAGAGGTTATTTG GCCCGAAAAGCACTGAGGGCTCTGAAAGGGCTGGTGAAACTGCAGGCCCTTGTTAGAGGCTACCTTGTGAGGAAGCGTGCAGCTGCTACGCTTCACAGCATGCAAGCTCTTATCCGGGCTCAAGCTGCGGTTCGGTCCCAGAGGGCCCGGCGATCGATAAGTGCTGATTGCAGATTCCAACCGGAAATGAGAGCAAGAAAGTCCATT GAGAGGTTTGATGAAAACAGGAGTGAATTTCATAGCAAGAGGCTCTCAGCTTCTTATGATCCCTCTCTCAACGCATTTGATGAAAGCCCAAAAATAGTGGAGATCGACACCTGCCGGCCCAAATCAAGGTCTCGAAGAATCAACACTTGCATGTCAGAGTATGGCGATGATCAGTACTACCAGGCAATATCATCACCTCTTCCATGTCCAGTCCCTGCTCGGTTATCGATCCCCGACTGTCGCCACCTCCAAGATTTCGACTGGGGCTTCATCACAGAAGATTATAAGTTCCCAACAGCCCAAAACACTCCTAGGTTTGGTTGCTCCGGCCGGGCCTACGCACCAGTCACACCATCCAAGAGTGTGTGTGGAGACAGCTTCTTTAGGCCGTACTCAAACTGCCCTAACTACATGGCTAACACGCAGTCATTCAGGGCAAAGCTGAGGTCCCAGAGCGCCCCCAAGCAGAGGCCCGAATTGGGCCCGAAGAAGAGGCTTTCGTTGAACGAAATCATGGCATCACGAACAAGTTTCAGTGGTGTTAGAATGCATAAGCCATGTTCTCAAGTTCAAGAAGATTATGAACTTCAGGAAAACTAA